One region of Drosophila teissieri strain GT53w chromosome 2L, Prin_Dtei_1.1, whole genome shotgun sequence genomic DNA includes:
- the LOC122626395 gene encoding uncharacterized protein LOC122626395, producing the protein MEILAVGLAAFFQLMGCYFFFAQPQDRCSAAPDLASWLFLAATLCFLWDTSIYPRRFMHMTRFWRILVEIVACILLAEVGTIIIWCGLERFLFSLTKEILNLMHCSCRPSPYVYWLSGLITSLVSGAVLWYVLEATDGMYYIRKFSRNLRTTMGVSWRMFRCYMQMNTKGKRRALKICQLTGKVRNCRKASRKYCESDDESCN; encoded by the coding sequence atggaaatccTGGCTGTGGGCCTGGCGGCCTTCTTCCAGCTGATGGGCTGCTACTTCTTCTTCGCCCAGCCGCAGGATCGCTGTTCGGCGGCTCCGGATTTGGCCAGCTGGCTCTTCCTGGCTGCCACGTTGTGTTTCCTGTGGGACACCAGCATCTATCCGCGGCGATTTATGCACATGACCCGCTTCTGGCGCATCCTGGTCGAGATTGTGGCATGCATTCTCCTCGCCGAGGTGGGCACCATCATCATTTGGTGTGGCCTGGAAAGGTTTCTGTTCAGCCTGACGAAGGAAATCCTCAATTTGATGCACTGCAGCTGCCGACCCTCGCCGTATGTCTATTGGCTTTCGGGACTAATTACCAGCCTGGTGAGCGGCGCAGTGCTCTGGTATGTCCTTGAGGCCACCGACGGCATGTACTACATAAGGAAGTTTTCCCGCAATCTGCGAACCACCATGGGCGTATCCTGGCGTATGTTCCGCTGCTACATGCAAATGAACACGAAGGGCAAGCGGCGGGCACTGAAGATATGCCAATTAACCGGGAAAGTGCGCAACTGCCGAAAGGCATCTCGTAAATATTGTGAATCGGATGATGAAAGCTGTAACTAA